The following proteins are encoded in a genomic region of Coffea eugenioides isolate CCC68of chromosome 6, Ceug_1.0, whole genome shotgun sequence:
- the LOC113776420 gene encoding pectinesterase/pectinesterase inhibitor PPE8B-like encodes MQMASFSRCQILVTFLVILGLWSPHLVSCVNNNPLIQSECLMVPTSEFVGSLKSTIGIVRQVTSIVSRFTSFLGDFRLSNAISDCLDLLDLSADELDWTLSAAQKPSGKNNTNTVRLSSDLRTWLSAALVNQDTCMEGFEGTNGIVKNLVAGSLNQLTSLVTDVLRMVHPIPDSKSNGGSGGGGRTGGRKLTSRKEFEFPSWLKSKDRKLLQANGVQADVVVAQDGTGKFTSVNDAISAAPEQSTKRFVIYIKKGVYKEYIEISKKKPNIMLIGDGMDVTVISGNRSFIDGWTTYRSATFGVKGQGFIARDMTFENTAGPQKHQAVAFRSDSDLSVVYRCAIRGFQDTLYAHTMRQFYGECVVTGTVDFIFGDGSVVFQRCTLNARKGLPNQKNTITAQGRKVITEPSGFSIQFSNISAEPDVLASLNSTETYLGRPWKLYSRTVIMQSFISNAIKPQGWLEWNGNFALDTLYYGEYMNTGPGAGLGSRVKWPGFHAINDSAVANNFTVAQFIVGNSWLPLTGVKYTAGLAV; translated from the exons ATGCAAATGGCTTCCTTTTCGCGTTGCCAGATTTTGGTCActtttttggtgattttgggaTTGTGGTCTCCTCATTTGGTAAGCTGTGTGAATAACAATCCTTTGATTCAGTCGGAGTGCTTGATGGTGCCAACTTCAGAGTTTGTGGGCTCATTGAAGTCTACCATAGGCATTGTCCGGCAGGTGACCTCCATTGTCTCCAGATTCACTAGTTTCTTGGGAGATTTCAGGTTGTCTAATGCCATTTCAGACTGCCTTGATTTGCTTGATCTTTCGGCTGATGAGTTAGACTGGACTCTCTCCGCTGCTCAGAAACCTTCAG GCAAGAATAATACAAATACAGTTAGGTTGAGTTCTGATTTGAGGACATGGTTGAGCGCTGCGCTAGTGAACCAAGACACATGCATGGAAGGTTTCGAGGGCACCAACGGCATTGTCAAAAACTTGGTGGCGGGGAGCCTCAACCAATTAACCTCGTTAGTCACCGACGTTCTCCGCATGGTGCATCCAATACCTGATTCCAAGTCCAATGGCGGCAGTGGCGGTGGTGGACGTACAGGGGGCCGAAAGCTGACCAGCCGCAAAGAATTTGAATTTCCGTCTTGGCTTAAATCCAAGGACAGAAAACTCCTTCAGGCTAATGGGGTCCAAGCCGATGTGGTAGTAGCTCAAGATGGCACAGGGAAATTCACTAGCGTCAATGATGCAATCAGCGCAGCCCCTGAACAAAGTACAAAAAGGTTCGTGATATACATCAAAAAGGGTGTCTACAAAGAGTATATTGAGATCAGCAAGAAGAAACCGAATATAATGCTGATCGGAGATGGCATGGATGTTACCGTTATATCCGGCAATCGAAGCTTTATCGATGGATGGACCACGTATAGGTCTGCCACCTTTG GCGTTAAGGGACAAGGGTTCATAGCACGAGACATGACATTCGAGAACACTGCAGGACCCCAAAAGCACCAAGCAGTCGCATTCCGATCAGATTCTGATTTATCAGTCGTCTATAGATGTGCCATAAGGGGTTTTCAGGACACCCTTTACGCCCACACGATGCGCCAATTCTACGGAGAATGTGTAGTGACGGGCACAGTCGATTTCATATTTGGTGATGGCAGCGTCGTCTTCCAAAGGTGCACGCTCAATGCCCGGAAAGGCCTACCAAATCAGAAAAACACCATAACAGCACAAGGCCGCAAGGTAATTACTGAGCCATCAGGCTTTTCCATCCAATTCTCAAACATATCCGCGGAGCCTGATGTTCTGGCTTCCTTGAACTCGACCGAGACCTATCTTGGAAGGCCATGGAAATTGTATTCAAGAACGGTGATAATGCAGTCATTTATTAGCAACGCAATTAAGCCTCAAGGATGGCTGGAGTGGAATGGGAATTTTGCACTTGATACTTTATATTACGGGGAGTATATGAACACTGGACCGGGGGCTGGATTGGGGAGTAGAGTCAAGTGGCCGGGTTTCCACGCAATTAATGACTCGGCTGTGGCAAACAACTTCACTGTGGCTCAATTCATTGTGGGAAACTCATGGCTGCCCTTGACTGGAGTGAAGTACACGGCTGGCCTGGCTgtttaa
- the LOC113773562 gene encoding pectinesterase-like, with product MAFQDFDLISQRRENERKRKLKRRITIAVVSTTVLALVAAAAVCAVVYKDRLYPNSSQTQNHGNAHPAHHPPTQPAQSPAQKAVKTICASTDYKQTCEDNLFKAVKANASALQPKDLLKASMTAISGGIDLAMKIGSSVHFDDPKAKIAFDFCMTLLGDAKDELNSSISSIDDKTSNAGDLNNWLSAVMSYQQSCIDGFPNGTIKSQLESTLKSSKELTSNSLAMVSLSQLASFHGTSIKRRLLTKGSGIPSLDEEGLPRWLNDQESRRILKDNTTFQHPNATVAKDGSGNYTTINAALAAIPSNYTGRYVIYVKAGVYEETVTVTKKMVNVTIYGDGSQKSIVTGSKNYVDGVPTFLTATFSALGDGFMAQSIGFRNTAGPEKHQAVALRVQSDRAIFVNCRMEGYQDTLYAQTHRQYYRSCYITGTVDFIFGDAAAVFQNCMIYVRKPMDNQQNIVTAQGRVDKRETTGIVLQGCRILADASLGPVKSQFKSYLGRPWKEYSRTIIMETEVGDFIHGDGYMPWQGNFALNTLYYAEYNNKGPGAQTSARVKWPGYKGLIKRDEALKYTVGPFIQGEGWLKVDNVPVHFGLYA from the exons atggcATTTCAGGATTTTGATCTCATTTCGCAACGTcgagaaaatgaaaggaaacgAAAGCTGAAAAGGAGGATCACAATTGCAGTTGTTTCTACGACTGTCCTAGCCCTTGTAGCAGCTGCTGCTGTTTGTGCTGTTGTTTACAAGGATCGTTTGTACCCGAATTCTAGTCAGACTCAGAACCACGGCAATGCTCATCCGGCACATCATCCCCCGACGCAACCAGCTCAATCCCCAGCCCAGAAAGCTGTAAAAACAATATGTGCCTCCACAGATTACAAGCAAACATGCGAGGACAACCTATTCAAGGCAGTCAAGGCCAATGCATCAGCCCTGCAGCCAAAGGATCTTTTAAAGGCTTCGATGACCGCGATTTCTGGTGGGATTGATCTGGCTATGAAGATAGGAAGTTCTGTCCATTTCGACGATCCAAAGGCTAAGatagcttttgatttttgtatGACACTACTTGGTGATGCCAAAGACGAATTGAACAGTTCCATTTCCAGCATAGATGACAAGACATCAAATGCTGGCGATCTGAACAATTGGTTGAGTGCTGTTATGTCCTACCAACAATCATGCATTGATGGATTCCCAAATGGAACTATAAAGAGTCAGCTGGAGAGTACCTTGAAAAGCTCCAAGGAACTTACGAGCAATTCCCTTGCCATGGTTTCCCTCTCTCAACTCGCTTCATTTCACGGAACCAGCATCAAACGACGTCTTTTGACAAAAGGATCGGGCATTCCTTCCCTGGACGAGGAGGGGCTTCCAAGGTGGTTGAATGATCAAGAGAGCCGAAGGATTTTGAAGGACAACACAACATTCCAGCATCCAAATGCTACCGTCGCTAAAGATGGAAGCGGAAATTACACCACCATTAATGCAGCTTTAGCAGCAATACCATCAAATTATACAGGAAG ATACGTGATATATGTTAAGGCAGGAGTTTATGAAGAGACGGTCACCGTGACAAAGAAAATGGTCAATGTTACAATATACGGTGATGGATCACAAAAGAGTATAGTCACCGGGAGCAAAAACTATGTTGATGGAGTACCGACCTTCCTAACCGCAACCTTTT CGGCATTAGGAGACGGATTTATGGCACAATCAATAGGTTTCAGAAACACTGCAGGTCCTGAAAAACATCAAGCAGTGGCCCTAAGAGTTCAGTCCGATCGCGCAATTTTTGTCAATTGTCGTATGGAGGGGTACCAAGACACATTATATGCACAAACCCACAGGCAATACTATCGAAGCTGCTACATAACAGGCACAGTTGACTTCATTTTTGGTGATGCTGCTGCTGTATTCCAGAATTGCATGATCTATGTCAGAAAGCCCATGGACAACCAACAAAACATCGTGACGGCTCAAGGAAGGGTAGACAAACGTGAAACTACAGGCATAGTTTTACAAGGTTGTCGGATTCTTGCAGACGCTTCACTCGGTCCTGTTAAAAGCCAATTCAAGAGCTATCTAGGCAGGCCCTGGAAAGAGTATTCCCGGACCATTATAATGGAAACTGAAGTTGGGGATTTCATTCATGGTGATGGATATATGCCTTGGCAGGGAAACTTCGCGCTCAATACATTGTATTATGCAGAGTATAATAACAAAGGCCCTGGAGCTCAAACTTCTGCAAGAGTGAAATGGCCTGGTTACAAAGGGCTTATCAAGAGAGATGAGGCCTTGAAATATACAGTAGGTCCCTTTATTCAAGGAGAAGGATGGTTGAAAGTTGATAATGTTCCAGTTCATTTTGGCCTATACGCCTGA
- the LOC113775468 gene encoding probable pectinesterase/pectinesterase inhibitor 12: MSMASRNLKPSLLLFSIFFSTCFVITSSSSSSPSTLDSHLSSMKDLCKSTPYPDVCFDSLRLSVSINIGPNIINFLLHSLQTALSEAGKLSNIFASSGGHSNIVEKQKGTIQDCSELQQITVSSLKKSVSRISSSNSRRLADARAFLSAALTNKVTCLEGLDSASGPSKPALVNSIVDAYKHVSNALSILSKPGRSKSNGLMHRRLMGFPSWMSSKDRRILQSSADDDYYDPSNMITVAADGTGNFSTLTDAINFAPNNSADRIFIFVRQGVYQENVEIPSWKPNIVLLGDGSDVTIITGSRSVGDGWTTFRSATVAVSGEGFLARDITFENSAGPEKHQAVALRVNGDLAAVYRCTIKGHQDTLYVHSFRQFYRECDVYGTIDYIFGNAAVVFQGCNVISRLPMPGQFTAITAQSRDIEYESTGISLQNCSILPTNDLNSNLATVKSYLGRPWRNYSRTVIIKSYIDEHIAPEGWTPWQGDQGLSTLYYGEYGNDGPGAVTDNRVTWPGFHIMNYDDASNFAVSEFITGDEWLDSTNFPYDNGI; this comes from the exons ATGTCCATGGCTTCCCGCAACTTGAAGCCATCCCTGCTTCTATTCTCAATTTTCTTCTCAACATGTTTTGTCATCAcctcttcatcttcatcatctcCTTCGACTTTGGATTCTCATTTGTCTTCCATGAAAGATCTCTGCAAGTCCACACCATACCCAGATGTCTGTTTTGATTCGCTGAGGCTCTCTGTCTCCATTAACATCGGTCCGAACATTATAAATTTTCTTCTCCATTCACTTCAAACTGCATTATCAGAAGCTGGAAAGCTCTCAAACATCTTCGCTAGCAGTGGTGGACACTCAAACATTGTCGAAAAACAAAAGGGTACAATCCAAGATTGCAGCGAATTGCAACAAATAACAGTTTCTTCGTTAAAGAAATCTGTTTCGCGAATCAGCTCTTCTAACTCGAGAAGATTAGCTGATGCAAGGGCCTTTCTCAGTGCAGCTTTGACTAACAAAGTTACTTGTTTAGAAGGGCTAGATTCAGCATCTGGCCCTTCTAAACCAGCCCTGGTCAACTCCATCGTTGATGCTTATAAGCATGTAAGCAATGCCTTGTCAATTCTGTCTAAACCAGGAAGATCAAAATCAAACGGCCTAATGCATAGGCGTCTAATGGGATTTCCAAGTTGGATGTCCAGCAAAGATCGACGGATTTTGCAGAGTTCTGCAGATGATGATTATTACGACCCGAGTAACATGATCACAGTGGCGGCCGATGGAACTGGAAATTTCTCCACTCTTACTGATGCAATAAACTTTGCTCCGAATAATAGCGCTGATAGAATATTTATCTTTGTTAGGCAAGGAGTGTATCAAGAGAATGTCGAGATTCCAAGTTGGAAGCCCAACATTGTTCTTCTTGGAGATGGAAGTGATGTTACCATAATTACTGGTAGCAGAAGCGTAGGTGACGGCTGGACCACATTCAGATCCGCCACTGTtg CCGTATCCGGGGAGGGATTCTTGGCACGAGACATAACTTTCGAGAATTCAGCAGGACCAGAGAAGCACCAGGCAGTTGCCCTTCGGGTTAATGGTGATTTGGCCGCCGTCTACAGGTGCACCATAAAGGGACACCAGGACACATTATATGTGCACTCATTTCGTCAATTCTACAGAGAATGTGACGTTTATGGGACAATAGACTACATATTTGGCAATGCAGCTGTGGTTTTCCAGGGATGCAACGTCATTTCCAGATTACCAATGCCTGGACAGTTCACCGCGATCACAGCCCAGTCGCGAGACATCGAATATGAGTCCACCGGAATTTCTCTGCAAAACTGTTCGATTCTGCCCACGAATGACTTGAACTCCAATCTGGCTACCGTCAAGAGTTATCTAGGAAGACCATGGAGAAATTACTCGAGAACAGTCATTATAAAATCATACATCGATGAACACATTGCACCAGAAGGGTGGACTCCATGGCAAGGTGATCAAGGCCTAAGCACTTTATACTACGGAGAGTATGGTAACGATGGCCCCGGTGCAGTGACAGACAATCGAGTTACTTGGCCAGGTTTTCACATTATGAATTATGATGATGCATCTAACTTTGCAGTTTCGGAGTTCATCACCGGAGATGAGTGGCTGGATTCTACTAATTTTCCTTATGATAATGGCATTTGA
- the LOC113773563 gene encoding pectinesterase/pectinesterase inhibitor PPE8B-like → MASCVEFFFWLLMILLCPWSHLLSCGSSDLFQPDYLMVPVSEFSSSLEDAINAIQNVTSTVSQFSHVSNDFHLSNAISDCLELLDLSAELLDWTLSASLNPDDGTRYGTGDLGFDFRTWLNGVLVNEDTCLEGFDGTRGTIKSLVEERLSQVTSLVTSIRDTVHLPPDSMGGGNHEQTFPSWLKHEEKKLLLQPLDKGSADVVVAADGTGNFTKISDAINLVPKRSSKRFVIYMKRGVYQEYVEIDKKKWNVALIGDGIDATVITGNRNAADGFKSYKSGTFRVKGRGFIARDITFQNTAGPQKAQAIAFLSDSDLSAIYRCAFRGYQDTLYAHNLRQFYKSCLITGTVDFIFGRSTAVFQSCQIRARKGLPQQKNAITAQGRKEPGDGSGFSIQFSHISAEPDVTAANIETYLGRPWKLYSRTVILQSYISSAIHPKGWLPWNGSFALDTLYYGEYMNFGPGARLDNRVNWPGFHEIQDPSVANKFTVAKFILGDSWLPSTGIQYTDGLQA, encoded by the exons ATGGCTTCTTGTGTTGAATTTTTCTTCTGGCTTTTGATGATACTTTTGTGTCCATGGTCTCACTTGTTAAGCTGTGGCAGCTCGGATTTGTTTCAGCCCGACTACTTGATGGTGCCAGTTTCGGAGTTTTCAAGCTCGCTCGAGGATGCAATCAACGCAATCCAGAATGTTACCTCCACTGTTTCCCAGTTCAGCCATGTCTCCAACGATTTCCATTTGTCTAATGCCATTTCTGATTGCCTTGAACTGCTTGATTTATCGGCTGAATTGTTAGATTGGACGCTCTCAGCTTCTCTGAATCCTGATGACG GTACTCGTTACGGTACAGGTGATTTAGGTTTTGATTTCAGGACGTGGTTGAACGGTGTGCTGGTGAATGAAGACACCTGCTTAGAAGGTTTTGATGGCACCAGAGGGACGATCAAAAGCCTGGTGGAAGAGAGACTCAGCCAAGTGACCTCCTTAGTCACTAGCATTCGTGACACCGTACATTTACCACCTGATTCCATGGGTGGCGGCAACCATGAACAAACTTTTCCCTCTTGGCTTAAACACGAAGAAAAGAAACTCTTGCTCCAACCCCTTGACAAGGGTTCAGCTGATGTGGTCGTGGCAGCCGATGGCACTGGGAATTTCACTAAAATTAGTGATGCAATTAACCTCGTCCCTAAACGTTCTTCCAAGCGGTTTGTAATATACATGAAGCGAGGCGTATATCAAGAGTACGTGGAAATCgacaagaagaaatggaatgTAGCGTTGATTGGAGATGGCATAGATGCTACAGTAATAACTGGCAATCGAAACGCGGCCGATGGCTTTAAATCTTACAAGTCTGGCACCTTCC GTGTAAAAGGCCGAGGATTCATTGCTCGAGATATTACGTTCCAAAACACCGCAGGACCTCAAAAGGCCCAAGCAATCGCATTTCTATCCGATTCTGACTTATCAGCCATTTACAGATGTGCATTCAGGGGATATCAAGACACCCTTTATGCCCACAACCTGCGCCAATTCTACAAAAGTTGCCTGATCACTGGCACCGTGGATTTCATCTTCGGTCGTTCCACTGCTGTCTTCCAAAGCTGCCAAATCCGTGCCCGAAAAGGCCTCCCACAGCAAAAGAACGCCATCACAGCTCAAGGCCGGAAGGAGCCTGGTGATGGTTCAGGCTTCTCTATCCAATTCTCGCACATATCGGCCGAGCCAGATGTTACAGCGGCCAATATAGAGACATATCTCGGAAGGCCCTGGAAATTGTACTCCAGAACGGTTATCCTGCAATCGTACATTAGCAGTGCAATTCATCCCAAGGGATGGCTACCGTGGAACGGGAGTTTTGCACTTGATACTCTATATTATGGGGAGTATATGAACTTTGGACCAGGAGCTCGCTTGGACAATAGAGTCAATTGGCCTGGATTCCATGAGATTCAAGACCCATCCGTGGCTAACAAATTTACCGTGGCTAAATTTATTTTGGGAGATTCATGGTTGCCTTCCACTGGCATACAGTACACAGACGGATTGCAGGCGTGA